In Cyanobacterium stanieri LEGE 03274, the genomic window TCACCGCAGTCAAAGGAAAAGAACATTTAGAAGCCCTAGCCGATAGATATGCAGCGTATGGCGCCCATTTGAGAAAAGCCATCGAAATCACCGATGAATTAGGAGACGCAGACACCTCCGATTTATACACCGAAATTTCTCGTACCATTGATATGCGTCTCTGGTTTATTGAAGCCCATTTACACTAAGTTTAAGTTTTAATGGTCACTATCGATAGTTTTAATTTCAAACCGATAACCCGTGTCGCTTAACCCCTCAAAATCTGGAACTATTTGCACTAGGGGTATATGTAATAAACTATCTTGCCTGTTATAGTCGTGGGATAGTTTAATACCCTCTTGTAATAGTTGCTCAAAATTGCCCCTGTGGGCATTAATGGCAAGGCCGCACATATTTCCTTCACAGGGTGCGGTTATAGTTTCTTTGAAAATATCATAGATTAAATCCTCGCTCCATCGGGGAATGATTTGCTCATTGGCAAACACATCGGGGGAATAACCCCATGGTAAAGCCATCACCCATTGATCTACGGTTTCTTTTCCTTGGATTAAAGTATTATTATTAAATAAATCTTCACTGACGAGGATAGGTAAAAAATAATTATTTTCTCGACTGATAGCCATGGCTTGAGATAGTCTATTTTCCCCTAAGGCCATGACAATGGTGTTAGCACCCCCTAGGGTTTGTAATATTTGCTCAGGGTTAGCATTTTGGCTCACATCTATGTCTATAATCAAATTTCCTTGCCATTGGGGTAAATTTTCGAGGATGGACGATTTAAACTTGATACTGTAATCACTTTCGGAGTCGTAAAATAGGATAACATTGGGGGAAGAATTGAGGCTATTGGCATAATTTAATAAAGTATTTGTGACTATATTTAGATATACTTTTTCTCTATTTTCTGGGGTAATATATTGTAGTTTATTTTCTGTTTGATGCCATTGAAAATTTATGGGGGATATTATCCCTAATCCTTGATTTTCATAGATTGATAGGGTAGTGTAACTATTTTGATCGAAATGTAAATCTAATATGCCGATAATGTCATTGGTGTTAAGAATATTTTGGCTCAATTTGTCCATATTAGCCCCTTGATAGTTAACTATTACTATTTCTAATAGTCTTTGATTTTTGTCTTGATTTTGTTGGTTAAATTCCTGTTGATAACGGGCTAGGGGGGAGAGTATATCGGTGTTATTTTCCTTATCTACTCTGATGGTAGTTGCTAAAGTGATGGGATTTCCACGACTACGGGCGATCGCATTTTGCCTATAAATTTGAGCTTCATAATCATTACCATTATCCTCTATGTATCGATTATAAAGGGCGATCGCACTTTGCCAATCTCCTTGCCTAAAAGCATCTGCCGCCATTTGCTTCAGAGGATTAACCTCAAAAAAAATTTTTTCTCCCTGACTAAAAAAATCCTCCATATCCCCCGAAAACGAACTAATCAAAAAATTACCCTTTTCCACCGTAACCACTGCTTCATGGGAAATCATCCTAGACAAATTAGCTAAAATTACTCCTAAAAATATGCCCATTATTAAAAATAACCAAACTCCCATCAAACCCTTATCCCTTAGTAAAAGAAACCACTCAGAAAAAACATTTTCAGATTGAGAAACCCGACTTTTATACCCCTCATTTTTACCCACCGCCGTTATATCTACCCCCGTAAAAACAGATTTTCCAGCCTCCCTAGGTAAAAGACAAAAAGGGCAAATATCAGTGAAATTTTCCACCTCCCCATGACTACCTAAACAGCGGGGATAATTCAAACCATTTTTAGGTGTGCCATCACAAATCCAAGGACGTAAAATAGTAGTCATAAAAAAATATGTTGAGAATCAAAAATATCTTCAAGAATTCGGTTTTGCTAACTTATTTGCTGTGTGGTTGCAGGTATTTTCAGGGGAAAAAGACTTTAACATTTCCCAGCCTCGATGACGACTAATTTTTTTTCCCGTTAACTGCGATAACCAATCGGCTACTTTTCTACCATTCCACAAACCTCCATCGGGTGAGGGTTGCAATAATACTTCCCGTAATTGTTTTCGCTCTAAATCTGTTAATAAGGAATTATGTCCACCATTATTTTTACGTTTATCCCCCAGACTATCAACCCCCGACTGATTATATTTGCGCACTAATTGATAAATCCAATTATTACTGTAACCTGTTATTTGCGATACTTGGGCTACGGTTTTTCCTGATGCTATTAACCAAATTATTTGATAGTGGTTTTTTTGTCTTTTATCGGATGATGAGCGATATAAAGAATAGAGAGTTTCTTTTTCTAGGTGAGGCCATAGACTTACTTTTTTTGCCATGGGATTTTAATATTTTGCCATTTTATTTATTATAACTAATTAGCCGAACTTTAATTTTAGTTCAATATGATTTTTGGGCATTGCTGATTTTGAGTATGAAACATTATTGAATTACAGTAAATGTATAGTATTAAAACTATTATTACTATTGCCCATTTCCTATTGCCCATTCCTTGCCCTAATGAACATATTATGGAAACAGAATTTGGTATAGTTACGCAATTTTTAGGTTTTTTGCTATTGTGACTAGAATAGGATTATACTTCTTTTGCCCTATTGTCTTGATAGCTAATTATGACTGATTTTCCTGATAAGACTCCGAATTCTGATAGTGGCTACGATGAAAATTTGGATAATAATTCTAATTCTTCTGTGGGTAAACCAGTGCGATCGCCCCAGGGATTTTATATTAAACTATTTTTGTATGGTGCTTTATTATCGGTAGGGGGAGGATTAAGTTATGGTTGGTATTTTTTCACCCAAAGATTAATACCTCTGATTGAACAACCTGTCAGTAATTATTTAGGAAGACCTGTAGAATTAGGTAACATAGAATCGGTATCTTTTAATCGTATTAGGGTAGGAGAAAGTAAGATTCCCACCACCGACAGCCAAACTGATTATGTCATTGCTGAGGCAGTGGAAGTTAATTTAAAGTCTTTACTTTTCAGGGAAAGAAATGCCAATGTTGAAGTTACTATTATCAATCCCCTTGTTTATTTAGAAAAATCCGAGGATGCCCGTTGGTTGGATTTGCAGTTAAATCCTTTACCGAAAAGAGATAGATTCATCTCTTTTGATGTGGATGAAGTGAGGGTAAAAAATGCCTCATTAACCATGAAGTCTTTGGTAAGTGATTTGTCTCCCCTCAATATCAAAGTAAATCAAGGTAGTATTCTCATTGGGGAAGATAATTTGACTTTTACCACACAAGGAGATGTGATTTCGGGAGGTAATATTTCCCTGACGGCGGTTACTCCCCTTAAGAGTAATGATTGGTTATTGGATATTCGGGGTAATAATTTACTGACTAATGATATTACTTACTTTACTCCTTTACCCATTGATGTGGATAGTGGTAAGGTGACGGGGAATATCAACCTTGAATTTGAAGGGGGAGAGTTTGTTAATATCGATGGCAATATGGATGTAGCGGGGATTAATTTAACCATTCCCAATGTGCCTCAAACTCTTACTGATTCCCATGGCAAAATTAATTTTGTTAACAATAGTCTTACCTTGACTGGGGTTAATACCAATTTAGGAGATATTAACGGGGATGTGTTCGGTAGTCTTGAAGATGATTTTTCTGAGGTTAACATCAATATTAAGACAAAACCTGTAGAAGTGCAAAGGGCGATCGCCTCCTTAAACCTCCCAAAAATTCCCGTGGAAACCAAAGGCAAAGTAGAGGGCGACATCAACATTCAAGGGTTAATCACCCAACCCATACTCACCGCCAATATTACCGCCACTGAAAACCTACAAATAGATAGACTATCTTTAGCAAAAAGTCAAGGAAAAGTTACAATTCTTAACCGCCGACTTTCCATCGATGAATTTTCCTTTACCCCCACCATCGGCGGAGAAATCAACGGCAACGGATTAGTTGACTTTCGCCAAGAAAAGCAATTCCCTTACCAAGTGAGTCTT contains:
- a CDS encoding helix-turn-helix domain-containing protein, with translation MAKKVSLWPHLEKETLYSLYRSSSDKRQKNHYQIIWLIASGKTVAQVSQITGYSNNWIYQLVRKYNQSGVDSLGDKRKNNGGHNSLLTDLERKQLREVLLQPSPDGGLWNGRKVADWLSQLTGKKISRHRGWEMLKSFSPENTCNHTANKLAKPNS
- a CDS encoding ABC transporter substrate-binding protein — its product is MTTILRPWICDGTPKNGLNYPRCLGSHGEVENFTDICPFCLLPREAGKSVFTGVDITAVGKNEGYKSRVSQSENVFSEWFLLLRDKGLMGVWLFLIMGIFLGVILANLSRMISHEAVVTVEKGNFLISSFSGDMEDFFSQGEKIFFEVNPLKQMAADAFRQGDWQSAIALYNRYIEDNGNDYEAQIYRQNAIARSRGNPITLATTIRVDKENNTDILSPLARYQQEFNQQNQDKNQRLLEIVIVNYQGANMDKLSQNILNTNDIIGILDLHFDQNSYTTLSIYENQGLGIISPINFQWHQTENKLQYITPENREKVYLNIVTNTLLNYANSLNSSPNVILFYDSESDYSIKFKSSILENLPQWQGNLIIDIDVSQNANPEQILQTLGGANTIVMALGENRLSQAMAISRENNYFLPILVSEDLFNNNTLIQGKETVDQWVMALPWGYSPDVFANEQIIPRWSEDLIYDIFKETITAPCEGNMCGLAINAHRGNFEQLLQEGIKLSHDYNRQDSLLHIPLVQIVPDFEGLSDTGYRFEIKTIDSDH